In Streptomyces capitiformicae, one genomic interval encodes:
- a CDS encoding homoserine dehydrogenase: MGRYDLALIGFGGVNRALAELISQSGERLAKELGFALRVVAITDLRAGSLVDTDGIDLAPLLAAESGELSFAGLAGGSADPRNEWVIREVPADIVVEATFTNPTDGEPALSHVRWALESGKHVCTTNKGPVALAGRALKQLAAARGVSFEYEGSVLSGTPILRTAERLFGGLEITGVQGIMNGTSNYILGRLEEGVELSAAIAEAQELGYAEADPTADIEGHDVQLKVMILANEVLGADLRREDVFCEGISAITPHEVRDAASKGLRWKLVGSATRHEDGSVDARVAPLALPAQHPLAGIFGPVNAVAFHTDLLGTVTVSGPGAGRTETAYALLSDIIAIHQRHADDDTAPTHPVLQEAHRV; the protein is encoded by the coding sequence GGGTTCGGAGGCGTCAATCGTGCGCTTGCCGAGCTGATATCCCAGAGTGGGGAGCGCCTGGCGAAGGAGCTGGGCTTCGCCCTGCGGGTGGTGGCGATCACCGATCTGCGGGCCGGTTCCCTGGTGGACACCGACGGCATCGATCTGGCGCCGCTGCTGGCGGCCGAGTCCGGGGAGCTGAGCTTCGCGGGCCTTGCCGGCGGCAGCGCTGATCCGCGCAACGAGTGGGTGATCCGCGAGGTCCCGGCCGACATCGTGGTGGAGGCGACGTTCACCAACCCCACCGACGGCGAGCCCGCCCTCTCCCATGTGCGCTGGGCCCTGGAATCGGGCAAGCACGTGTGCACCACCAACAAGGGACCGGTCGCACTCGCCGGCCGCGCACTGAAGCAGCTGGCTGCCGCGCGTGGTGTCAGCTTCGAGTACGAGGGCTCGGTCCTCAGCGGTACCCCCATCCTCCGCACCGCCGAGCGACTGTTCGGCGGCCTGGAGATCACCGGTGTCCAGGGCATCATGAACGGCACCTCGAACTACATCCTCGGCCGCCTCGAAGAGGGCGTCGAGCTTTCGGCGGCCATCGCCGAGGCCCAGGAGCTCGGGTACGCCGAAGCCGATCCCACCGCGGACATCGAGGGCCACGACGTCCAGCTCAAGGTCATGATCCTGGCCAACGAAGTCCTCGGCGCCGACCTGCGCCGCGAGGACGTCTTCTGCGAGGGCATCTCCGCGATCACCCCCCACGAGGTGCGGGACGCCGCCTCGAAGGGGCTGCGCTGGAAGCTGGTCGGCTCCGCCACCCGCCACGAGGACGGCAGTGTCGATGCCCGCGTCGCCCCGCTCGCCCTGCCCGCCCAGCATCCCCTCGCCGGGATCTTTGGCCCGGTCAACGCAGTCGCCTTCCACACCGACCTCCTCGGCACCGTCACGGTGTCCGGGCCGGGCGCCGGCCGCACCGAGACCGCCTACGCCCTGCTGTCGGACATCATCGCCATCCACCAGCGCCACGCCGACGACGACACCGCCCCCACGCACCCCGTTCTCCAGGAGGCCCACCGTGTCTGA